Proteins from a single region of Primulina tabacum isolate GXHZ01 chromosome 5, ASM2559414v2, whole genome shotgun sequence:
- the LOC142546391 gene encoding protein NRT1/ PTR FAMILY 5.6-like: MELEQINKQESVAVDSEKWVCDSSFDSKGRVPLRASTGAWKASLFIIGIEFSERLSYFGLATSLIIYLTKVLQQDLKTAAKSVNYWSGVTTMIPLLGGFVADAYLGRFSTVLASSIIYVMGLFILTMSRVIPGLKPCDSATCQEPRKIHEIFFFLAIYLISIGTGGHKPSLESFGADQFDDDHPEERRKKMSFFNWWNFALCSGLILGVTLIVYVQDHVSWAAADIILTAVMLFSILIFCLGRPFYRFRKPTGSPLKPMLQVLVASILKRNLVYPPPDQLYEVPKSDKTNGRLLFHTKNLEFLDKAAIIDETQDLAANKPNPWRLATVTNVEELKLIINMIPIWLTTLPFGICVAQASTFFIKQGTTLNLKIIHNFKIPPASIYALAAIGMIVSVVVYDKILVPFLRKVSGNERGINILQRIGIGMVFSVATMVVAALVERKRLNIVEKNPLKGSLSMNVFWLAPQFLIIGMGDGFALVGLQEYFYDQVPDSMRSLGIAFYLSVLGAANFLSILLITLVDRVTDKGGKSWFGKDLNTSRLDYFYWLLAGITAGNLCIFTFVAMRYSYKNVRTSTVAVADCYEGGDAIESVS, encoded by the exons atggagTTGGAGCAAATAAACAAACAAGAATCTGTAGCTGTGGATTCCGAAAAATGGGTGTGTGATTCTTCGTTTGATAGTAAAGGACGAGTACCTCTCCGGGCTTCCACCGGTGCATGGAAGGCATCCCTTTTTATTATAG GCATTGAGTTTAGCGAGAGGTTGAGTTATTTCGGACTCGCGACGAGTTTAATCATATATCTTACTAAGGTGTTGCAGCAAGATCTGAAAACAGCTGCAAAGAGTGTTAATTACTGGTCTGGTGTTACCACTATGATACCGCTATTGGGGGGGTTTGTGGCCGATGCATACCTTGGTCGTTTCTCCACCGTTCTAGCTTCATCTATCATTTATGTTATG GGATTGTTTATTCTGACAATGTCGAGGGTAATCCCGGGCTTGAAACCGTGTGACTCGGCAACGTGCCAAGAACCTCGAAAAATCCACGAGATTTTCTTCTTCCTTGCAATATACTTGATCTCAATAGGCACTGGGGGCCACAAGCCATCTCTCGAGAGCTTTGGAGCCGACCAGTTTGATGATGATCACCCTGAAGAAAGGAGAAAGAAAATGTCCTTTTTCAATTGGTGGAATTTCGCGCTTTGTTCTGGACTAATACTTGGCGTAACCTTGATCGTGTACGTCCAAGACCATGTTAGCTGGGCTGCAGCAGATATCATTCTTACTGCAGTGATGCTCTttagtatattgatattttgCCTAGGAAGGCCGTTTTATCGATTCCGAAAGCCCACCGGAAGTCCCTTAAAGCCTATGCTGCAGGTTCTTGTGGCATCTATTTTGAAGAGAAATCTTGTGTATCCACCACCCGATCAACTATACGAGGTTCCTAAATCAGACAAGACTAATGGGAGGCTTCTTTTCCATACCAAGAATCTTGA GTTTCTCGACAAAGCTGCGATAATCGATGAAACTCAAGATTTAGCAGCAAACAAACCAAATCCATGGAGACTAGCAACTGTGACCAACGTCGAGGAATTGAAGCTTATAATCAACATGATCCCGATTTGGCTCACCACTTTACCGTTTGGTATCTGTGTAGCACAGGCCTCCACATTCTTCATAAAACAAGGCACAACTCTGAACCTTAAAATCATCCACAATTTCAAAATCCCACCAGCTTCCATATACGCACTGGCCGCCATTGGAATGATAGTTTCTGTTGTTGTCTACGACAAAATCCTCGTTCCCTTCTTGAGAAAAGTGAGTGGAAATGAACGAGGCATCAATATTCTACAAAGAATCGGTATTGGGATGGTTTTCTCAGTCGCGACAATGGTAGTCGCAGCCTTGGTTGAGAGAAAGAGGCTCAACATCGTGGAGAAAAATCCATTGAAGGGATCACTTTCAATGAACGTATTTTGGCTTGCACCGCAGTTTTTAATCATCGGTATGGGGGATGGTTTCGCACTTGTGGGGCTGCAAGAGTACTTCTATGACCAAGTTCCGGATTCAATGAGAAGCTTAGGCATAGCTTTTTACCTTAGTGTACTTGGTGCTGCAAACTTTCTTAGCATCCTTTTGATCACACTAGTGGATCGCGTAACGGATAAGGGAGGCAAGAGTTGGTTCGGGAAGGATTTAAATACCAGCAGGCTCGACTATTTTTACTGGTTATTGGCTGGTATTACAGCAGGAAACCTGTGCATCTTCACGTTTGTTGCGATGCGTTATTCGTACAAGAATGTGAGAACATCTACAGTGGCTGTTGCTGATTGTTATGAAGGAGGAGATGCTATAGAATCTGTATCTTAA